In a single window of the Acidobacteriota bacterium genome:
- a CDS encoding response regulator, producing MHRLDQTSFVAQTGADLASIRSSLLIAAQTGDKTGLRQAKTRLSRIANVGSLGGHLHIASMAGECLEAIDQLVNTPDADLASANGALDSLAKIEAAILDLSLLSDENETSDLNFDAAFDLLVPEKAEPEIEAEDDEFAVDEETLEIFRSEADALLANISLALTSLAASPDDKHSLWEIRRNAHTLKGSAGIVGLSQVATLAHRAEDLLDHLVDKGAPANDRVIEFLNTTVEYISNLLVGSSGSLSENIIDHLTPTEGDGVPADQEAENSPMTVQPAAVLHMPPIVRVSLERIDEILDLSTKLVEFQRSASTLIADTARASREEDLRNAILTHAEMAAEVHRKLLRIRMVRFGNLETRLARNINVTCSDEGKKAVLVLHDPEVEVDTLIIDALIEPMLHLIKNAVVHGIEPPETRRLIGKPEAGTISVSVSADDDAVVVSISDDGSGLSTAKIIEKALETGILTEEKAAAMKEKDIHQLIFSRGLTTAEKLDLNAGRGVGMSIVKESIEAKGGSIHVETTPQQGSTFTLIMPAKIAVNERPEDAPDDNAPDDSPLVLIVDDSAAIRHQTTKFASAAGCRTITANDGAEALELLLSGSYEPDLIFSDVEMPNMDGWGMLEYIKTDDNLGHIPVVMITSLDDAEYRQRAADLGATEYMVKPATADKIAGCIERTLAVA from the coding sequence ATGCATCGACTTGATCAAACATCTTTCGTCGCCCAAACCGGCGCCGATCTCGCATCTATTCGCAGTTCACTGCTGATAGCCGCTCAGACCGGCGACAAGACCGGACTTAGGCAAGCAAAGACCCGCCTCAGCCGCATTGCAAATGTCGGCTCGCTCGGCGGGCATTTGCACATTGCCTCAATGGCAGGGGAATGCCTCGAGGCGATCGACCAACTCGTCAATACTCCGGACGCGGATCTCGCGTCTGCGAACGGTGCCTTGGACTCCCTTGCAAAGATCGAGGCGGCGATACTCGATCTTTCTCTCCTTTCCGATGAGAACGAGACGAGCGACCTGAATTTTGACGCAGCGTTCGATCTGCTTGTACCCGAAAAGGCAGAGCCCGAAATCGAGGCCGAAGATGATGAATTCGCCGTTGATGAGGAGACGCTTGAGATCTTCCGCTCAGAAGCCGATGCCCTGCTCGCGAACATCTCGCTCGCGCTGACGTCATTAGCGGCATCGCCCGATGACAAGCATTCATTGTGGGAGATCCGACGCAACGCACATACTCTAAAGGGATCGGCCGGCATAGTTGGGCTCAGCCAGGTCGCAACGCTTGCTCACCGAGCAGAGGATCTACTCGACCATCTGGTTGACAAAGGTGCCCCGGCGAATGACAGGGTAATTGAATTTCTCAACACGACCGTCGAATACATCAGCAACCTACTCGTCGGCAGTTCCGGTTCACTTTCCGAAAACATCATTGACCATCTCACACCGACCGAGGGCGATGGTGTGCCGGCAGATCAGGAGGCTGAAAACTCTCCGATGACGGTTCAACCGGCTGCCGTGCTTCACATGCCGCCCATCGTTCGTGTTTCGCTTGAGAGGATCGATGAGATACTCGATCTCTCTACCAAGCTGGTCGAATTCCAACGTTCGGCAAGCACCTTGATAGCCGACACCGCACGCGCTTCTCGAGAAGAGGACCTGCGGAACGCAATTCTCACTCACGCAGAGATGGCGGCCGAGGTGCACCGGAAACTCCTCCGCATTCGGATGGTGCGTTTCGGCAATCTTGAAACCCGGCTGGCACGGAATATCAATGTCACTTGCTCCGACGAGGGCAAGAAGGCCGTTCTCGTCCTTCACGACCCCGAGGTCGAGGTTGACACGCTGATCATCGATGCCCTGATCGAGCCGATGCTTCATCTGATCAAGAACGCGGTCGTACACGGTATAGAACCGCCGGAAACGCGTCGGCTGATCGGTAAGCCGGAAGCAGGAACAATTTCTGTCTCGGTCAGTGCTGACGACGATGCAGTGGTTGTGAGTATTTCCGATGACGGCAGCGGTCTGTCAACCGCGAAGATCATCGAAAAGGCCCTTGAAACCGGCATCCTGACGGAAGAAAAAGCTGCAGCGATGAAGGAAAAAGACATTCATCAGCTGATCTTCTCGCGCGGCCTGACCACCGCTGAAAAGCTCGACCTGAACGCAGGACGCGGCGTCGGCATGAGTATCGTAAAGGAAAGTATCGAGGCAAAAGGCGGATCGATCCATGTCGAAACCACCCCGCAGCAGGGATCGACCTTCACGCTGATAATGCCCGCAAAAATAGCCGTTAATGAGAGACCGGAAGATGCTCCCGACGACAATGCTCCCGATGATTCACCGCTCGTTCTCATAGTTGACGACAGTGCGGCGATAAGACATCAAACGACGAAATTCGCATCTGCCGCAGGCTGCAGAACGATAACAGCGAATGACGGTGCCGAAGCATTGGAACTCCTGCTTTCCGGTTCATATGAACCGGATCTGATCTTCTCTGATGTAGAGATGCCGAATATGGACGGCTGGGGCATGTTGGAATACATCAAGACCGACGACAATCTCGGCCACATTCCCGTAGTGATGATCACTTCGCTCGACGACGCGGAATACCGTCAACGGGCTGCCGACCTCGGTGCAACGGAATATATGGTAAAGCCCGCGACCGCTGACAAGATCGCAGGCTGTATTGAGAGGACCTTGGCTGTCGCTTAA
- a CDS encoding SDR family oxidoreductase, whose protein sequence is MNLEGKAAVITGGSKGIGYAIAEALVKAGASVYICSRHRDELESAIDRLSVLGSAAGKLCDVRDEANIKAVLESCERHFGGIDILINNAGVGYMGKTIEETTPDEFRETLETNLFGTYYACHHAIPKMKARGGGYIINISSLAGQNAHPGMAAYNASKFGLNGFSEALMQEVRHDNIKVSYICPGSVNTYFGGDTPSDEKAWQLQPADVAQVVMGLLDMDERALPSKVELRPSRPPKR, encoded by the coding sequence ATGAATCTCGAAGGCAAAGCGGCTGTGATAACGGGCGGCTCCAAAGGTATTGGCTATGCTATTGCCGAAGCTCTGGTGAAGGCCGGTGCGAGCGTTTACATTTGTTCGCGGCATCGAGACGAGTTAGAGTCCGCGATCGATAGACTATCGGTGCTCGGGTCGGCGGCGGGGAAACTGTGTGATGTGCGCGACGAGGCGAACATCAAGGCGGTCCTGGAAAGCTGCGAGCGGCACTTCGGCGGTATCGATATTCTCATCAATAATGCCGGCGTCGGCTATATGGGCAAGACCATCGAGGAAACGACGCCCGACGAGTTTCGCGAAACGCTCGAGACGAACCTGTTCGGGACCTATTACGCTTGTCATCACGCGATCCCTAAGATGAAGGCCCGCGGCGGCGGCTACATCATAAACATCTCATCACTTGCCGGTCAGAACGCCCATCCGGGAATGGCAGCGTACAACGCGTCGAAGTTCGGTTTGAACGGTTTTTCCGAAGCGCTTATGCAGGAAGTCCGTCACGATAATATCAAGGTCAGCTATATCTGCCCCGGCAGCGTGAATACATATTTCGGCGGCGACACGCCTAGCGACGAAAAAGCGTGGCAGCTGCAGCCGGCAGACGTAGCACAGGTTGTAATGGGTTTGCTGGATATGGACGAACGAGCGTTGCCGAGTAAGGTCGAACTGCGTCCGAGCAGGCCGCCGAAGCGTTAA
- the gatB gene encoding Asp-tRNA(Asn)/Glu-tRNA(Gln) amidotransferase subunit GatB, translating to MNSDWEAIIGMEIHTQLATETKIFCSCAVETGGEPNSNTCPTCLGLPGALPVLNKRAVELGARAALALGLEIQEVSIFSRKNYFYPDLPKGYQISQYDKPFSANGTLTIMTADRDDHGHAKTWRPMNIHIQRMHLEEDAGKNVHEGLPDTDKYSYVDLNRAGTPLGEIVTAPDFRSSWEAYDYVNHVRRVLQWVGASDADMEKGNLRCEANVSVRKKGEEEFRNKVELKNLNSVRFMQKAIEYEIERQIAAHESGEGVSQETRLWDEKNNRTRVMRSKEDAHDYRYFPEPDLQPLRVSREFIDAVKAELPELPDAMRERFIATYGLGFGDASQLTSSLAAAEYFETAARISADPKASANWILGELTKELNAAGKQIEDSLVTAEDLAELITIVGKGDITNNQAKEVLAEMFTTGKAAPAVIKEKGFEQVSDTSAIEKIVDDVIAANPDQAAAFRGGKDALFGFFVGQVMKASEGKANPKIVNEILRAKL from the coding sequence ATGAACAGTGACTGGGAAGCCATCATCGGGATGGAGATTCATACACAGCTTGCTACCGAGACTAAGATATTCTGCTCGTGTGCGGTCGAGACGGGCGGCGAGCCGAATTCTAACACTTGCCCGACGTGTCTCGGCTTACCCGGTGCATTGCCGGTGCTGAACAAACGTGCGGTCGAACTCGGCGCCCGTGCGGCTCTTGCGTTGGGGCTTGAGATTCAAGAAGTGTCGATCTTTTCCCGAAAGAACTACTTCTATCCAGACCTGCCGAAAGGCTATCAGATATCGCAATACGACAAGCCTTTTTCTGCGAACGGCACACTGACGATAATGACCGCCGACCGCGATGATCACGGTCACGCAAAAACTTGGCGGCCGATGAACATTCACATTCAGCGGATGCATCTCGAAGAGGACGCCGGAAAGAACGTCCACGAAGGGCTGCCCGATACCGATAAATATTCATATGTTGATCTCAATCGTGCCGGAACGCCGCTCGGCGAGATAGTTACGGCGCCGGATTTCCGCTCGTCATGGGAAGCCTACGATTACGTGAATCATGTCCGCCGCGTGCTGCAATGGGTCGGTGCCAGCGATGCTGATATGGAGAAGGGAAATCTCCGCTGCGAAGCAAATGTGTCGGTCAGGAAGAAGGGCGAAGAAGAGTTTCGAAACAAGGTCGAGTTAAAAAATCTTAACTCGGTTCGCTTTATGCAAAAGGCCATCGAATACGAGATCGAGAGGCAGATCGCGGCACACGAATCGGGCGAAGGCGTAAGCCAGGAGACGCGGCTTTGGGACGAAAAGAACAATCGCACTCGCGTGATGCGTTCAAAAGAGGACGCTCATGATTACCGCTATTTTCCTGAGCCTGATCTGCAGCCGCTGCGTGTGAGCCGCGAGTTCATCGACGCCGTAAAGGCCGAGCTTCCAGAACTGCCCGATGCGATGCGTGAGCGGTTCATCGCGACCTACGGATTAGGTTTTGGCGATGCGTCACAGCTTACGTCGTCGCTTGCCGCCGCCGAATACTTTGAAACTGCGGCACGTATCTCCGCCGATCCGAAAGCATCTGCGAACTGGATACTTGGCGAGCTGACAAAAGAACTGAACGCTGCGGGCAAGCAAATTGAGGATTCGCTGGTCACTGCAGAAGATCTGGCGGAGCTGATCACCATCGTCGGCAAAGGCGACATCACGAACAATCAGGCGAAAGAAGTACTGGCGGAAATGTTCACAACGGGCAAAGCGGCTCCTGCGGTCATCAAGGAAAAAGGATTTGAACAGGTTTCTGACACATCAGCGATCGAAAAGATCGTTGACGATGTGATCGCCGCAAATCCGGACCAGGCTGCGGCGTTTCGCGGCGGCAAAGACGCGTTATTCGGGTTCTTCGTCGGGCAGGTGATGAAGGCTTCCGAAGGCAAGGCAAATCCGAAGATAGTGAATGAGATCTTGAGGGCGAAATTATGA
- a CDS encoding TonB-dependent receptor has protein sequence MKIYFLLIFTFCGVSGIWAQTDPMTSPSPTPQPIRETVIVPADLPQPIDEVSKTVNTITGQEMRERADFSLAETLRSMPGFRVQQLGGFGRTANIKTRGLRNQDTAILIDGFRLRDTAAITGDASPILSDITLTSVSRIEVLRGSGSSLYGTNSIGGTVNFITPDPQPGTNGQLSYAVGGLGLQRFRGNLSHGLKSGKFGFNLAGSRTVYTKGIDGNDDARNTNFQSRINARPGDNTSVSVRFFVSDAFVKLNSGPDTLGTMPPSSVTIINAVPNVNFRPDVDDPDNSQASQFFNGQFTMSHAFTDELSLNVGYSGLRTERENINGPLGVGFQSASTSVFKGTINTANASLSWTPGTHNLRLGYEYERESFGNEGFTPSGAGNFFTRAGQSSNTFILQELYGAFDGRLQLAGGVRAQFFKVDQPAFSLTNAPYSGVTVSDPPSAVTFDGAVSYFFRVSGTKLRAHVGNGYRVPSLYERYGTFFSTFPSANFVALGDPGLKPEKSIAADIGIEQYAVGDKLKLTGVYFHTKLIDIIGYGNVVPNIGTTPRPFGGYENQKGGTAKGGEFSAAFSPAKSTDIFASYTLTKSRQRTPQLSGSGVLRTLGIPEHQFTMVATQRFGRAWVNFDLLVASSYLAPIFSNSTFTTYLYRFNGNRRGDLTGGYTFRLKGQRYGLRIFGTIENVFDNEYYENGFRTAGVNGRIGLAFSF, from the coding sequence ATGAAAATCTACTTTTTATTGATCTTTACGTTTTGTGGCGTATCAGGAATATGGGCTCAGACCGATCCTATGACGTCACCATCACCGACCCCGCAGCCGATCCGCGAAACTGTGATCGTACCTGCGGATCTTCCTCAGCCGATCGACGAGGTTTCAAAGACGGTCAACACCATAACCGGACAAGAAATGCGCGAGCGAGCGGATTTTTCGCTTGCGGAAACACTGCGTTCGATGCCGGGCTTTCGCGTTCAGCAGCTCGGCGGATTTGGCCGGACGGCGAATATCAAGACCCGCGGGCTGCGGAATCAGGACACCGCGATATTGATAGACGGTTTCCGCCTGCGCGATACTGCCGCGATCACCGGCGATGCGTCGCCGATTTTGAGCGACATTACTCTGACAAGCGTCAGCCGTATCGAAGTTTTGCGAGGTTCGGGCAGCTCGCTGTACGGCACAAATTCGATCGGCGGGACGGTCAATTTCATCACTCCCGATCCGCAGCCGGGAACGAACGGACAGCTGTCGTATGCGGTCGGCGGGCTTGGGCTGCAGAGATTTCGCGGCAATCTTTCGCACGGTTTGAAGAGTGGAAAATTCGGTTTCAACTTGGCCGGTTCCCGCACGGTTTACACGAAAGGCATCGACGGAAACGATGACGCCCGAAACACGAATTTCCAGAGTCGGATCAATGCGCGTCCCGGCGATAATACATCTGTCTCGGTGCGTTTTTTTGTCTCTGACGCTTTTGTGAAGCTCAATTCCGGCCCCGACACGCTCGGTACTATGCCGCCGTCTAGCGTAACGATCATCAATGCCGTTCCGAACGTTAATTTCCGCCCCGATGTTGACGACCCCGACAATTCGCAGGCATCGCAGTTCTTCAATGGGCAGTTCACAATGTCACACGCTTTCACGGACGAGCTGAGCCTGAACGTCGGTTATTCGGGACTGCGCACCGAGCGTGAGAACATCAACGGTCCGCTGGGCGTCGGCTTTCAGTCGGCATCGACGTCCGTTTTCAAGGGCACCATTAATACCGCGAACGCGTCTCTAAGTTGGACACCCGGCACGCATAACTTACGCCTAGGTTACGAGTACGAGCGTGAGAGCTTTGGCAACGAGGGCTTTACGCCGAGCGGTGCGGGAAACTTTTTCACGCGTGCGGGCCAATCCAGCAATACATTCATTCTTCAGGAATTGTACGGTGCGTTCGACGGCAGGCTGCAGCTTGCAGGCGGAGTGCGCGCTCAATTTTTCAAGGTGGATCAGCCCGCATTCAGCCTGACGAACGCGCCGTATTCAGGCGTTACGGTGAGCGATCCGCCATCGGCGGTTACTTTTGACGGTGCGGTGTCATATTTCTTTCGAGTGTCAGGAACGAAACTGCGTGCACACGTCGGCAACGGTTACCGCGTGCCGTCGCTGTATGAAAGGTATGGAACCTTCTTCAGCACGTTCCCCTCGGCAAATTTCGTTGCACTCGGCGACCCGGGGTTGAAACCCGAAAAAAGCATTGCGGCCGATATCGGTATCGAGCAGTACGCCGTGGGCGACAAGTTAAAGCTTACCGGAGTCTATTTCCATACGAAGCTGATCGATATAATCGGCTACGGTAATGTCGTTCCGAATATCGGTACCACGCCGCGTCCTTTCGGCGGCTATGAAAATCAAAAAGGCGGGACGGCGAAAGGTGGTGAATTTAGTGCCGCATTTAGCCCGGCGAAGTCAACAGATATCTTCGCTTCGTACACACTGACAAAAAGCCGACAGCGGACGCCGCAGCTTTCGGGCAGCGGCGTTTTAAGGACTCTCGGAATTCCGGAACATCAGTTCACGATGGTCGCGACGCAGCGTTTCGGGCGTGCATGGGTCAATTTTGATCTGCTCGTTGCATCGTCGTATCTTGCTCCGATATTTAGTAACTCAACTTTCACGACGTATCTTTATCGCTTCAACGGCAACCGCCGCGGCGACCTGACGGGCGGTTATACATTTCGTCTGAAAGGACAACGCTACGGGCTTCGGATTTTCGGAACCATTGAGAATGTGTTCGACAACGAATACTACGAGAACGGTTTCCGAACTGCGGGTGTGAACGGCCGCATCGGTTTGGCGTTCAGTTTTTAG
- a CDS encoding ABC transporter ATP-binding protein, giving the protein MLEARNISVRYGDKTVVAGVSLSIEAGRVLALVGSNGAGKTTLLRALNGSITAQISGDIMLNGQHFANLSRREIARQIAVVSQENETRFPITVLEFVLAGRFVHGSALGWETPEDIASAERALDDCDLEGFAGRFMNELSGGERQRVVLARALATNARILLLDEPTANLDIAHQAMMFRLVRERCGSCGSAAVVITHDLNLAAEFADEIVMLLDGKVAASGKPATVLTEKNIAEVFGVKVLLDANPASGNVRVTNVF; this is encoded by the coding sequence ATGCTCGAAGCAAGGAACATATCCGTCCGATATGGCGACAAAACTGTTGTCGCCGGTGTTTCTCTGTCGATCGAGGCGGGCCGCGTTTTAGCTCTCGTCGGGTCGAACGGAGCCGGAAAGACTACGCTTCTGCGAGCATTGAATGGCAGTATCACGGCCCAAATTTCAGGTGATATCATGCTGAACGGCCAACATTTCGCGAACTTGTCGCGGAGGGAGATCGCCCGACAAATTGCTGTCGTATCACAGGAGAATGAGACGCGTTTTCCGATCACGGTGTTGGAATTTGTCCTCGCGGGGCGTTTTGTACACGGTAGTGCGTTGGGATGGGAGACGCCGGAAGATATCGCTTCGGCAGAACGAGCGTTAGACGATTGTGACCTTGAAGGTTTTGCCGGCCGGTTCATGAATGAGCTATCGGGCGGCGAGCGTCAACGAGTGGTGCTGGCAAGGGCGTTGGCAACGAATGCACGAATTTTGCTGCTTGATGAGCCGACGGCGAATCTGGATATCGCACATCAGGCGATGATGTTTCGGCTTGTGCGCGAACGCTGCGGTTCGTGCGGTTCGGCTGCGGTTGTGATCACACACGACCTCAATTTGGCCGCAGAGTTTGCGGACGAGATCGTAATGCTGCTCGACGGCAAGGTCGCAGCGTCAGGCAAGCCAGCGACCGTCCTGACGGAGAAGAATATCGCCGAGGTTTTCGGCGTAAAGGTTTTGCTGGATGCGAATCCGGCAAGCGGGAACGTTCGTGTAACGAACGTATTTTAG
- a CDS encoding iron ABC transporter permease has translation MNKLLRYIFILSLALLAVLFSAAMLGAESVNILSLDEQTRSILFDIRLPRIFLAACVGASLAVAGAGLQALLRNPLAEPYLLGVSNGAALGTMVAFVFFGAFEWSRPVLAFAGAGLASVAVYQMARSRAGMSVERLVLSGVIVTTFLSSIIVMLTTVLDAARLRSFTFWLLGDLSQASTMGIYVSFAAAIIGTLIIASQARGLNLMMVGERDARDFGVEVGRVRLLVFGAASLVVGAAVAASGSVGYVGLIVPHIVRLTIGSDNRLVVPLSAIVGAMFVVLADTVARTAIAPRELPVGAITALIGAPLFIYLLRRN, from the coding sequence TTGAACAAACTCCTCCGCTACATTTTTATTCTTTCTCTCGCTCTTTTGGCAGTGCTCTTCTCGGCGGCCATGCTCGGTGCCGAAAGTGTGAATATCCTCTCGCTAGACGAACAGACACGTTCAATTTTGTTCGACATTCGTTTGCCGCGAATTTTTCTCGCGGCATGCGTAGGTGCGAGCCTTGCGGTCGCCGGTGCGGGTTTGCAGGCGCTGCTTCGTAATCCACTTGCCGAACCGTACTTGCTTGGTGTATCAAACGGAGCGGCGCTTGGAACGATGGTCGCGTTCGTGTTCTTTGGGGCGTTTGAATGGTCGCGGCCTGTTTTGGCGTTCGCGGGTGCAGGGCTGGCGAGCGTCGCAGTATATCAGATGGCACGGTCGCGGGCCGGAATGAGCGTCGAGCGGCTTGTACTGTCGGGCGTGATCGTTACGACATTCCTGTCGTCGATCATCGTGATGCTGACGACGGTGCTCGATGCGGCGCGGCTTCGCAGTTTCACATTCTGGCTCCTGGGTGACCTTTCTCAGGCGTCGACGATGGGAATCTATGTAAGTTTTGCCGCCGCCATCATTGGCACTCTGATAATTGCGTCACAGGCTCGCGGGCTGAATTTGATGATGGTCGGCGAACGTGATGCTCGCGACTTTGGTGTTGAGGTCGGGCGAGTTCGTCTTCTCGTTTTTGGCGCGGCAAGTTTGGTTGTCGGTGCCGCGGTTGCCGCAAGCGGTTCGGTCGGTTACGTCGGACTGATCGTGCCGCACATCGTCAGATTGACGATCGGGAGCGACAACCGGCTGGTCGTTCCGCTGTCGGCGATCGTTGGAGCGATGTTCGTCGTTTTGGCGGACACTGTCGCGAGGACGGCGATAGCTCCGCGGGAACTGCCCGTAGGAGCGATAACCGCCTTGATAGGAGCACCGCTGTTCATTTATTTATTGCGTAGGAATTAG
- a CDS encoding cobalamin-binding protein produces the protein MIKEVQITIRLLILAAVFVAAACSGSTTSNAVLDVPGSQEAPTPVSSIRNFMDDLGRNIEVKGEVRRVVSLAPSVTELVFAAGGGDRLVGVTSFCDFPEQAKGIAKIGDTMNPNMETIVAMKPDMVFVSTASQVEAFTKTLEQNGILVYVTNPTTIDGVFYNIRQIADILGTTDKAEPMIAALRDRVGKVWTKTRPAEKVRVFVQISREPLFTIGRDSFLNEPLAKAGAISATVDVETAFPRLSKESALVLRPEAIILSDSEDNREPNEVFKDSPAVKNGRVYRIDADLISRPGPRLVDALEKLAAMLHPDLFKREE, from the coding sequence ATGATAAAGGAAGTTCAAATTACCATTCGATTGCTGATCTTGGCGGCGGTATTTGTCGCGGCTGCATGTTCAGGCAGCACGACGTCGAATGCCGTATTAGATGTTCCTGGTTCACAAGAGGCACCGACCCCTGTTTCAAGCATTCGTAATTTCATGGACGACCTCGGCCGAAACATCGAGGTCAAAGGCGAAGTTCGACGCGTCGTTTCGTTGGCGCCGAGCGTTACGGAGCTTGTCTTTGCGGCGGGCGGTGGTGACCGTCTGGTCGGCGTCACGTCGTTTTGTGATTTTCCGGAGCAGGCGAAGGGCATCGCGAAGATAGGCGACACGATGAATCCGAATATGGAGACCATCGTCGCGATGAAGCCGGACATGGTCTTTGTTTCGACCGCGTCTCAGGTGGAGGCATTTACGAAAACACTTGAGCAAAACGGCATTCTCGTTTATGTAACAAATCCGACCACGATCGACGGCGTGTTTTACAACATTCGGCAGATCGCCGATATTTTGGGTACGACTGACAAGGCCGAGCCTATGATCGCCGCTTTAAGAGACCGCGTGGGAAAGGTTTGGACAAAGACGCGGCCCGCTGAAAAGGTGCGTGTTTTTGTGCAGATCTCGCGTGAACCGCTTTTCACGATTGGCAGGGATTCGTTCCTGAACGAACCGCTCGCCAAGGCAGGCGCAATTTCGGCGACAGTAGATGTGGAGACCGCGTTTCCGCGGCTGAGCAAGGAGTCGGCACTTGTACTGCGTCCCGAGGCCATCATTCTTTCGGACAGCGAGGACAACCGTGAACCGAACGAAGTTTTCAAAGACTCACCGGCGGTAAAGAACGGCAGAGTGTATCGCATCGACGCGGACCTGATCTCGCGGCCGGGACCTCGGCTGGTCGATGCGTTGGAGAAATTGGCTGCGATGCTGCATCCCGACCTTTTCAAAAGGGAAGAATGA
- a CDS encoding cyclase family protein has product MSNIFPIDISIPLRFNGPQPNAYGVDRAISEPVRAGSLVGDTRQGGSVNFERYTFIPHCNGTHTECVGHITHKRISVRECLRDVIVPTVLVSVEPEFSGEEQILTLASLKNAGVQPPATAGGSDAGPAALIVRTLPNNDSKITAEYGEENIPPYFSADAMRLIVESGFTHLVCDLPSIDRIFDDGKLENHRIFWCVDAGSHEISDATRINSTITELAYIPNEVPDGEYLLNLQIAPFDTDCAPSRPMLLQKSAD; this is encoded by the coding sequence ATGAGTAACATTTTCCCTATCGATATCTCTATACCGTTGCGATTCAACGGCCCGCAGCCAAATGCGTACGGTGTCGATCGGGCGATATCGGAGCCGGTTCGTGCGGGTTCGCTGGTCGGCGATACGCGTCAGGGCGGGAGTGTGAATTTCGAGCGGTACACTTTCATACCACATTGCAACGGAACACATACCGAATGCGTGGGCCATATCACGCACAAGCGGATATCGGTTCGAGAATGTCTGAGGGATGTGATAGTTCCTACGGTGCTGGTGTCGGTCGAGCCTGAATTCTCAGGTGAAGAGCAAATCTTAACCTTAGCTTCGTTGAAGAATGCAGGCGTTCAACCACCCGCTACCGCAGGTGGTTCTGACGCGGGGCCGGCTGCGCTGATCGTTCGAACGCTGCCGAACAATGACTCGAAGATCACCGCGGAATACGGAGAAGAGAATATTCCACCGTATTTTTCTGCAGACGCAATGCGGCTGATCGTCGAGTCGGGTTTTACACATTTAGTATGCGATCTGCCGTCGATCGACCGTATTTTTGACGACGGCAAGCTGGAAAATCACCGCATCTTTTGGTGCGTTGATGCCGGCAGTCATGAAATTTCCGATGCCACGCGGATCAATTCAACGATCACTGAGCTGGCCTATATTCCGAACGAGGTTCCGGACGGCGAATATCTGCTGAATCTCCAGATCGCTCCCTTTGATACAGATTGTGCGCCGTCGCGTCCGATGCTTCTCCAAAAGTCGGCGGATTGA